A stretch of the Arthrobacter sp. PAMC 25486 genome encodes the following:
- a CDS encoding beta-propeller fold lactonase family protein: MPSSASIIISGYTEAGYGAGPGISRFVLAEDGLLGERQVESSAVLNASFLANGGDVLLAVEELTNGTVLALDPQSLDVMGRASSGGADTCHVALVDGNVWAANYSSGTASVTPLSSLLAEMAPEPLELVSHPGSGPVADRQGESHAHQVTATKWGTVLVSDLGSDRVDEYSAASLVLLGSAELPPGTGPRHVALKGDFLLVAGELDGHLHVLRRTAVAHTQGEQAGKSAGGYFWHWLFKTPLAENAEQISSVEEFFPSHIQLSGDGRKLYAAVRGPDTLVVLDVSRLPDSELPDLELGGQAPTPPSFLLQVPSGGNWPRHFALSPEGSGSHKLYVANQLSNNVAVFELDQHGLPGAEPVQIVEFGSPACILLSS, translated from the coding sequence ATGCCCTCCAGCGCAAGCATCATCATCAGTGGCTACACCGAAGCGGGCTACGGGGCCGGGCCTGGCATCTCACGCTTCGTCCTGGCCGAAGATGGATTGTTGGGGGAGCGGCAGGTTGAAAGCTCCGCTGTATTAAATGCGTCCTTCCTGGCCAACGGCGGAGATGTGCTGCTTGCGGTTGAAGAGCTGACCAACGGCACTGTCCTGGCGCTGGACCCGCAATCACTGGACGTCATGGGCCGGGCGTCGAGTGGGGGCGCCGATACCTGCCATGTGGCACTCGTGGACGGCAATGTTTGGGCCGCCAATTACTCCTCCGGAACGGCTTCCGTCACGCCACTTTCGAGCTTGCTCGCGGAAATGGCACCTGAGCCGCTGGAGCTCGTCTCCCACCCAGGCAGCGGGCCAGTGGCCGACCGGCAAGGGGAGTCGCACGCGCACCAGGTCACGGCCACCAAGTGGGGCACTGTGCTGGTTTCCGATCTCGGCTCCGACAGGGTGGATGAGTATTCGGCCGCCTCCCTCGTCCTGTTGGGGTCCGCGGAGCTTCCTCCGGGTACCGGTCCACGCCATGTTGCCCTTAAGGGTGACTTCCTGCTGGTGGCCGGCGAGCTCGACGGCCACCTGCATGTGCTGCGGCGGACGGCTGTGGCCCACACTCAAGGGGAACAAGCAGGCAAGAGCGCGGGCGGGTATTTCTGGCACTGGCTGTTCAAAACACCCCTGGCAGAAAACGCCGAACAGATTTCCTCGGTGGAAGAGTTCTTCCCCTCCCACATCCAGCTCTCCGGCGATGGCAGGAAGCTTTATGCGGCAGTCCGTGGACCCGACACCCTGGTGGTTCTGGATGTGAGCCGGCTGCCGGACTCAGAATTGCCGGACTTAGAGCTGGGCGGGCAAGCGCCCACACCGCCGTCCTTTCTCCTTCAGGTGCCCAGTGGTGGCAACTGGCCGCGCCACTTTGCGCTTTCTCCGGAGGGGAGCGGCAGCCACAAGCTGTATGTCGCCAACCAGCTTTCCAATAATGTTGCCGTCTTTGAGCTGGACCAACACGGTCTGCCTGGCGCCGAGCCGGTCCAAATTGTGGAGTTCGGCAGCCCCGCCTGCATCCTGCTAAGCAGCTAG
- a CDS encoding HNH endonuclease signature motif containing protein, with translation MTGFPKTRKPEYQQQLQELAHSKVLTDPPLPEALVIVTVPYLGLLGITDEPGELAGPQGGPVPAEIARKLLAHSSSFLRVLTDPISGEALPLQPERYTLRAAEKAVLQALAGGCYVPNCPNPVMDTELDHLRAFEFGGASTLTNLRAACKRHHTLKHFKDDKNRRGERRSINEPERHGIKLRGWTAKVTDDGRVGWIAPSGTYQPPLNTDPQRPMYPKWLKKLINKSLGGTRKPGN, from the coding sequence TTGACGGGATTCCCGAAGACCCGCAAACCCGAATACCAACAGCAGCTTCAGGAGCTGGCCCACTCAAAGGTCCTGACCGATCCGCCCCTGCCCGAAGCCCTGGTGATCGTCACGGTGCCCTACCTGGGGCTGTTGGGGATTACCGATGAACCAGGGGAACTCGCCGGCCCGCAAGGCGGACCCGTCCCAGCAGAAATCGCCCGGAAACTCCTAGCCCATTCCTCCTCGTTCCTGCGCGTGCTCACCGACCCGATCAGCGGCGAAGCCCTGCCACTGCAACCAGAACGCTACACACTCCGAGCGGCAGAGAAAGCCGTGCTGCAAGCACTCGCCGGAGGCTGCTACGTCCCGAACTGTCCAAACCCTGTCATGGACACCGAACTCGACCACCTGCGCGCCTTCGAGTTCGGCGGCGCCTCCACCCTGACAAACCTGCGCGCGGCCTGCAAACGCCACCACACCCTAAAGCACTTCAAAGACGACAAAAACCGGCGCGGAGAACGTCGCAGCATCAACGAACCCGAACGCCATGGCATCAAACTACGCGGCTGGACCGCCAAGGTCACCGACGATGGCCGCGTCGGCTGGATCGCACCCAGCGGCACCTACCAACCACCACTGAATACCGACCCGCAACGACCCATGTACCCCAAATGGCTCAAGAAACTCATCAACAAGTCCCTCGGCGGCACCAGAAAGCCCGGGAACTAG
- a CDS encoding DUF222 domain-containing protein, which yields MSIREQFPGDRGGGATQDVTSILAAITLPSIEPFGSDNVELAGLPERPVYPVPDPLPVTQLSVAQCAYDAAMASLAEIKRHEDALDGAKARLIARAVGAAGVEAELLGLDTWQDGIAASSTATEIALTLGIPERTAAALEYHSVVLVKERPDVLAALEAGELSWHHATIINDEVRTLQETPTTTVEDATLLEARLLVLSENTTAASFAGKARRAREKMHPETMATRTKEAFRKRTISCDPGKDGMSWLTMHLPTVSASAIYTHCTRLARAIKAEAHRAQHAADAFGTGQDCREYRTLDQLRADIAAILLLGQDLPLCPAGSTGASDTGTGTGTDTGTGTAKGGSPPVFGDSGTAPWPAKGAQATADPGKSTKPGSSSEPGMSSLGQASAFEVSLVEQFDVPPWSHERGSKDIVAGDDPDQNISTSTVEDLGTSDTASTASTASTASTGQRAPTPSAPSSHRQEPLAEGTVLPSQADPAVLADSFIAPRGSNSSHSAQDADNSSSQVADDGGQEPARGPDGGTGRGRVRAGGVDR from the coding sequence GTGAGTATTCGGGAGCAGTTCCCCGGGGACCGGGGTGGTGGGGCCACACAGGATGTGACCTCAATCCTCGCTGCGATCACTCTTCCTTCCATTGAACCCTTTGGGTCTGACAATGTTGAGCTGGCGGGCTTGCCCGAACGTCCCGTCTATCCGGTACCTGATCCGCTGCCGGTGACCCAGCTCTCCGTGGCACAGTGCGCTTATGACGCCGCGATGGCATCCTTGGCTGAGATTAAACGCCACGAGGACGCGCTCGACGGGGCCAAAGCACGCTTGATTGCCCGTGCCGTCGGGGCAGCCGGTGTGGAGGCTGAACTGCTGGGACTGGACACCTGGCAGGACGGGATCGCGGCTTCCTCCACAGCGACGGAAATCGCACTAACCCTCGGCATCCCCGAACGTACGGCAGCAGCCCTGGAGTATCACAGCGTGGTACTGGTCAAGGAACGCCCCGACGTCCTGGCCGCGTTGGAGGCTGGGGAACTTTCCTGGCATCACGCCACGATCATCAACGACGAAGTCCGTACATTGCAGGAAACCCCCACGACAACCGTTGAGGATGCGACCCTTCTTGAGGCCCGGCTGCTGGTGCTGTCAGAGAACACGACGGCGGCCTCCTTTGCCGGGAAGGCCCGGCGGGCGCGGGAGAAAATGCACCCGGAAACCATGGCAACCCGGACCAAGGAAGCCTTTCGCAAACGCACCATCAGCTGCGACCCCGGCAAAGACGGCATGTCCTGGCTGACCATGCACCTGCCCACGGTCAGCGCCTCCGCGATTTACACGCACTGCACCCGCCTGGCCCGCGCCATCAAGGCCGAGGCCCACCGCGCGCAGCACGCAGCAGACGCATTCGGCACCGGCCAGGACTGCCGGGAATACAGGACCCTCGATCAGCTGCGGGCCGACATCGCCGCGATCCTGCTCCTGGGCCAGGACCTGCCCCTGTGCCCGGCGGGCTCAACCGGCGCCTCAGACACCGGCACTGGCACTGGCACCGATACTGGCACCGGCACCGCAAAGGGTGGGTCGCCTCCGGTGTTCGGAGATTCCGGAACTGCTCCGTGGCCTGCGAAAGGGGCTCAGGCTACGGCCGACCCCGGCAAGTCAACTAAGCCGGGCAGTTCAAGCGAGCCGGGCATGTCGTCCTTGGGGCAGGCCTCCGCCTTCGAGGTATCACTGGTCGAGCAATTCGACGTGCCTCCCTGGTCACACGAGCGGGGCAGCAAGGACATCGTGGCCGGTGACGATCCCGACCAGAACATCAGCACCAGCACCGTTGAGGACCTAGGGACCAGCGACACCGCGTCCACCGCGTCCACCGCGTCCACCGCGTCCACCGGGCAGCGTGCCCCTACCCCCTCAGCTCCCTCCAGCCACCGCCAGGAACCCTTGGCGGAGGGGACAGTTCTGCCCTCCCAGGCTGACCCCGCTGTTCTAGCCGACAGTTTCATCGCACCGCGGGGCTCCAACAGCTCCCACAGCGCACAGGACGCCGACAACTCCTCTTCGCAGGTTGCCGACGATGGTGGACAGGAACCGGCCAGAGGCCCTGACGGGGGAACTGGTCGGGGACGGGTCCGGGCTGGTGGGGTGGATCGTTGA
- a CDS encoding glycine--tRNA ligase: protein MAPQSKLDQVISLAKRRGFVFQAGEIYGGTRSAWDYGPLGVELKENIKREWWQAFVRGREDMVGLDSSIILPKAVWEASGHVATFTDPLVECTQCHKRHREDHLLEAYEAKKNRQPENGMEDIVCPDCGTKGQWTEPQMFSGLIKTFLGPVDNETGLQYLRPETAQGIFVNFNNVLTTSRKKPPFGIGQIGKAFRNEITPGNFIFRTREFEQMEIEFFVPGEDADKWFKEWVELCWDWFMDLGIDPENMRRFDVPDDERAHYSAGTIDFEYKFGFKGSEWGELMGVANRTDYDLNSHTKGSGTDLSYFNQATGERFTPYVIEPSFGLTRSMMAFLVDAFVEDEAPNAKGGVDKRTVLKLDPRLAPVKAAVLPLSRNEELSPKAKELANTLRKHWNIEFDDAGAIGRRYRRQDEIGTPFCITVDFETLEDNAVTIRERDTMSQERVPLDQVQAYLATRLLGA, encoded by the coding sequence GTGGCGCCTCAGTCCAAGCTTGACCAGGTCATTTCACTCGCGAAACGTCGCGGCTTTGTTTTTCAGGCCGGTGAGATTTACGGCGGCACGCGGTCGGCCTGGGATTACGGGCCCCTCGGCGTTGAGCTGAAGGAAAACATCAAGCGCGAATGGTGGCAGGCATTTGTGCGCGGCCGCGAGGACATGGTGGGACTGGATTCCTCCATCATCTTGCCCAAGGCCGTGTGGGAAGCCTCGGGCCACGTCGCCACGTTCACCGACCCGCTGGTTGAGTGCACCCAGTGCCACAAGCGCCACCGCGAAGACCACCTCCTTGAGGCCTACGAGGCGAAGAAAAACCGCCAGCCGGAAAACGGCATGGAAGACATCGTGTGCCCCGACTGCGGCACCAAGGGCCAATGGACCGAGCCACAGATGTTCTCCGGCCTGATCAAGACCTTCCTGGGCCCGGTCGACAACGAAACCGGCCTGCAGTACCTGCGTCCGGAAACCGCCCAGGGCATCTTCGTGAACTTCAACAACGTGCTGACCACCAGCCGCAAGAAGCCCCCGTTCGGCATCGGCCAGATCGGCAAGGCGTTCCGCAACGAGATCACGCCCGGAAACTTCATCTTCCGCACGCGCGAGTTCGAACAGATGGAAATTGAGTTCTTTGTGCCCGGCGAAGACGCCGACAAGTGGTTCAAGGAATGGGTCGAGCTGTGCTGGGACTGGTTCATGGATCTGGGCATCGACCCGGAGAACATGCGCCGCTTTGACGTCCCCGATGACGAGCGCGCGCATTACTCCGCCGGCACCATCGACTTCGAGTACAAGTTCGGCTTCAAGGGCTCCGAGTGGGGCGAGCTCATGGGCGTCGCCAACCGCACCGACTACGACTTGAACTCGCACACCAAGGGATCCGGCACCGACCTGAGCTACTTCAATCAGGCCACGGGCGAGCGCTTCACCCCCTACGTGATCGAGCCGTCCTTCGGCCTGACCCGCTCCATGATGGCATTCCTGGTGGATGCGTTCGTCGAGGACGAGGCACCCAACGCCAAGGGCGGCGTGGACAAGCGCACCGTCCTGAAGCTGGACCCGCGCCTGGCCCCCGTCAAGGCCGCTGTCCTGCCGCTTTCGAGGAATGAGGAGCTGTCCCCGAAGGCCAAGGAGCTTGCCAACACGCTGCGCAAGCACTGGAACATCGAGTTCGACGACGCCGGCGCCATCGGCCGCCGCTACCGCCGCCAGGATGAGATCGGCACCCCGTTCTGCATCACGGTCGACTTTGAAACCCTCGAGGACAACGCCGTGACCATCCGCGAACGCGACACCATGAGCCAGGAGCGCGTGCCCCTGGACCAGGTGCAGGCCTACCTGGCAACCCGCCTCCTGGGTGCGTAA
- a CDS encoding GNAT family N-acetyltransferase, protein MAELVYRPWQDGDDLTLLEIWGDADSAPAGQFRAALAPESDSGPWRRTIVAEDQGIPVAAGVVYSTKLHPARLWAYVEVAKDHRRAGVGATLLTMLRREADGALAAGLVSTTALRTKAAPGTSGAAFAETMGLAVLQRNRVVEVGPGALKLPEFGGGTEAEAEARVQDLATGSVELTGVVGRYYESVNQWDPTGPLSPGLVQRMFLDDLTGAHGALVLRAEPASAFGTGVAPSKKGKIQAFALSYSQGSIETTEEVAAGASEVFLGVEPVLERDEAVQAVYDLLALITHQYPVLLELDDSMEVLSAVVNPMISVGAAKVRGAETLVLGE, encoded by the coding sequence ATGGCTGAACTTGTCTACCGGCCGTGGCAGGACGGCGATGACCTGACTCTTCTGGAGATCTGGGGAGACGCCGATTCGGCCCCGGCCGGGCAGTTCCGCGCCGCACTGGCGCCGGAATCGGACAGCGGCCCGTGGCGGCGCACCATCGTCGCCGAGGACCAGGGCATCCCGGTCGCGGCCGGCGTCGTGTACTCCACGAAGTTGCACCCGGCGCGCCTGTGGGCGTACGTCGAGGTTGCCAAGGACCACCGGCGCGCAGGCGTTGGCGCCACCTTGCTGACTATGCTGCGCCGTGAAGCCGACGGTGCACTTGCTGCCGGTTTGGTAAGCACGACGGCGTTGCGCACCAAGGCTGCCCCCGGCACCTCGGGTGCTGCTTTCGCCGAGACGATGGGGTTGGCTGTGCTGCAGCGCAACCGTGTGGTTGAGGTGGGCCCCGGCGCGCTGAAGCTGCCCGAGTTTGGCGGCGGCACCGAGGCGGAAGCCGAAGCCCGAGTGCAGGATCTGGCCACCGGCTCGGTTGAACTGACCGGCGTGGTGGGCCGCTACTACGAGTCCGTGAACCAGTGGGATCCCACCGGTCCATTGAGCCCGGGCCTGGTCCAGCGCATGTTCCTGGACGATCTCACGGGCGCCCACGGTGCTCTGGTGCTGCGGGCCGAGCCCGCCAGCGCCTTCGGCACCGGTGTTGCACCCAGCAAGAAGGGCAAGATCCAGGCCTTTGCGCTCAGCTATTCGCAGGGCAGCATCGAGACCACGGAAGAGGTTGCCGCGGGCGCCTCCGAGGTGTTCCTCGGTGTTGAGCCGGTGCTGGAACGTGATGAGGCGGTGCAGGCCGTGTACGACCTGCTAGCCCTCATCACCCACCAGTACCCGGTCCTGCTGGAACTGGACGACTCCATGGAGGTCCTGTCCGCCGTCGTCAATCCCATGATTTCCGTGGGTGCGGCCAAGGTCCGCGGCGCCGAAACACTGGTCCTCGGGGAATAG
- a CDS encoding YibE/F family protein, which produces MGHSHSHADESTLSRPELRRRKAMRRRAVVLLSWILAPLAVLTIVAMVVMWPGAGTTTEPSGNPYAAAPGASIDTGKVVRTATEDCSLNAGGTAGTECFIAFTEVKGLAEVPVLISPDIVQTRGVNAGETIRYLNLSGLAAITGADHNGPTYIFMDFVRTLPMGFLAVLYALVVVVVARWRGLRAMVGLIGAFGVLAWFILPALAQGQPPLLVALVGSSAIMFGVLYFAHGFSARTSTALLGTLFGLLVTAGLAAWAVDAAALTGTTGDYGYQLLNLTQGMSLSGMILCGLVISGLGVLNDVTITQSSAVWELYELAPHTSSRELFTAAMRIGRDHIASTVYTIAFAYAGSALPVLLMVSLFDQPLLSALTGSELAEEIVRILVGSIGLVLAIPVTTLVAVAVVKATGRPAAPSLKDSLPGEAAGDKFLGRV; this is translated from the coding sequence ATGGGCCATTCACATTCGCACGCTGATGAATCCACACTGAGCCGTCCGGAGTTGCGCCGCCGCAAGGCGATGCGGCGGCGTGCCGTGGTGCTGCTGAGCTGGATATTGGCACCGTTGGCCGTGCTGACCATTGTCGCGATGGTGGTCATGTGGCCCGGGGCAGGCACAACAACCGAGCCGTCCGGCAACCCCTACGCCGCGGCGCCGGGGGCGAGCATCGACACCGGCAAGGTGGTGCGCACGGCCACCGAAGACTGCTCGCTCAATGCGGGCGGCACCGCGGGGACAGAGTGCTTCATTGCCTTCACTGAGGTCAAGGGCCTGGCCGAGGTGCCGGTGCTCATCAGCCCCGACATTGTGCAGACGCGCGGGGTCAATGCCGGGGAAACCATCAGGTACCTGAACCTGTCGGGCCTGGCCGCCATCACGGGTGCGGACCACAACGGGCCCACCTATATCTTCATGGATTTTGTGCGCACCCTGCCCATGGGCTTTCTGGCGGTGCTGTACGCGCTGGTCGTCGTGGTGGTGGCCAGATGGCGTGGACTGCGCGCCATGGTGGGGCTGATTGGGGCGTTTGGGGTGCTGGCGTGGTTCATCCTGCCCGCACTCGCGCAGGGCCAGCCGCCGTTGCTGGTGGCGTTGGTGGGTTCCTCGGCCATCATGTTTGGTGTGCTGTATTTTGCCCACGGATTCTCGGCCCGGACGTCCACCGCGCTGCTGGGCACCCTGTTCGGCCTGCTCGTCACCGCGGGGCTGGCGGCCTGGGCGGTGGATGCCGCGGCCCTGACGGGAACGACCGGCGACTACGGCTACCAGCTCCTGAACCTGACCCAGGGCATGTCCCTGTCCGGCATGATCCTGTGCGGCCTCGTCATTTCGGGTCTCGGCGTGCTGAACGACGTGACCATCACCCAGTCTTCGGCCGTGTGGGAACTGTACGAGCTCGCCCCGCACACGAGCAGCCGCGAACTGTTCACCGCGGCCATGCGGATCGGCCGCGACCACATCGCCTCCACCGTGTACACCATCGCCTTTGCCTACGCGGGAAGTGCCCTGCCGGTACTGCTCATGGTCTCCCTGTTCGACCAGCCGCTGCTGTCGGCACTGACCGGCAGCGAACTGGCGGAGGAAATCGTGCGGATCCTGGTTGGTTCCATCGGCCTGGTCCTGGCCATTCCCGTCACCACGCTGGTGGCCGTCGCCGTCGTCAAGGCCACGGGCCGGCCTGCCGCACCATCCCTGAAGGATTCACTGCCTGGTGAAGCGGCGGGCGACAAGTTTTTGGGCCGGGTGTAG
- a CDS encoding GNAT family N-acetyltransferase, giving the protein MLTMHDVWPLFDLTITSPRLVMRVVRDEDLPGIVAAALAGIHDPARMPFSVPWTDADPVDLARGMARHQWELRAGVRPDHWTLNFTVLLDGVPIGTQSVGASGFSANQTVNSGSWLTQSQQGKGYGREMRATALLFAFDFLGAEAAESSATIWNAPSLGVSRSLGYHFGATKPIEPRPGQPDMLQELSVAAAEFKRPAWDILVEGFDAVAQDLLLAGPHGRRN; this is encoded by the coding sequence ATGCTGACTATGCACGATGTTTGGCCCTTGTTTGACCTCACCATCACCTCTCCGCGCCTGGTCATGAGGGTTGTGCGGGATGAGGACCTGCCCGGCATCGTGGCTGCGGCGCTGGCTGGCATCCATGATCCGGCGCGCATGCCGTTTTCGGTGCCGTGGACCGACGCGGACCCCGTGGACCTGGCCCGGGGCATGGCCCGCCACCAGTGGGAGCTGCGCGCCGGCGTCCGTCCTGACCACTGGACCCTAAACTTCACCGTGCTGCTCGACGGCGTTCCGATTGGCACTCAGTCGGTCGGCGCCAGCGGGTTTTCCGCCAACCAGACAGTCAACTCCGGATCCTGGCTAACCCAGTCTCAGCAGGGCAAGGGGTACGGCAGGGAAATGCGGGCCACGGCACTGTTGTTTGCCTTCGACTTCCTCGGCGCCGAGGCTGCAGAATCCAGCGCGACCATTTGGAATGCGCCCTCGCTCGGTGTTTCTCGGAGCCTGGGCTACCACTTCGGGGCCACCAAGCCCATCGAGCCCCGACCAGGTCAGCCGGATATGTTGCAAGAACTGAGTGTGGCCGCTGCCGAGTTCAAGCGACCCGCGTGGGACATCTTGGTCGAGGGCTTCGATGCCGTGGCGCAGGATTTGCTGCTGGCGGGGCCGCACGGCAGGCGCAACTGA
- a CDS encoding NAD(P)/FAD-dependent oxidoreductase, whose translation MFDVIIVGAGPVGLHLGALLLQEGLAVRILEQRTAPRPDSRAIGIHPPALAALALAQVEAPLLAEGVHITSGVARSGGAEVARLAFSGARPFVLTLKQARTEAILAARVMELDPTAVVRGFCVDAMHDGGTFITLSGSLGGGQGGAGEPGAQEQTGGEPEAGDQTGGEPDAQERRTHCQARLVVGADGAHSAVRRLLSIPTSGRDYPDSYLMGDFVDDGHDGPTAVLYLEPAGIVESFPLPHGLRRWVVHTDSLLRDVDAAALAALILDRTGVRVNAGANSMLSAFAVRTRMARRMVSGRAVLIGDAAHEISPIGGQGMNLGWLDAADLAPIIVAALHGRNTGPHLAAFERNRLRAARTAARQAQLNMALGRKAPPSFLHARNAVLGRLVRLQPVQKLVARRFTMQ comes from the coding sequence ATGTTTGACGTCATTATTGTGGGCGCCGGGCCCGTGGGCCTGCACCTTGGCGCACTGCTGCTGCAGGAGGGCCTTGCTGTGCGCATCCTGGAACAGCGCACAGCCCCCCGCCCGGATTCGCGCGCCATTGGCATCCACCCGCCGGCACTTGCGGCCCTGGCACTTGCGCAGGTGGAGGCTCCCCTGCTGGCCGAGGGCGTGCACATCACCTCCGGGGTGGCCCGCAGCGGCGGGGCGGAGGTGGCCCGGCTGGCGTTCTCCGGCGCCCGGCCCTTCGTGCTCACGCTCAAACAGGCCCGCACCGAGGCGATCCTGGCGGCGCGGGTCATGGAGCTTGACCCAACCGCCGTGGTGCGCGGTTTTTGCGTCGATGCCATGCATGACGGCGGCACCTTCATCACACTGTCCGGCTCGCTTGGCGGCGGGCAAGGTGGGGCAGGGGAACCCGGCGCCCAGGAACAGACCGGCGGGGAACCCGAGGCCGGGGACCAGACCGGCGGGGAACCAGATGCACAGGAGCGGCGCACGCATTGCCAGGCCCGGCTGGTGGTGGGTGCCGACGGTGCACACTCCGCTGTGCGCCGTCTGCTGAGCATCCCCACGAGCGGGCGCGACTACCCTGATTCGTACTTGATGGGCGACTTCGTCGATGACGGACACGACGGGCCCACGGCCGTGCTGTATTTGGAGCCCGCAGGAATCGTGGAATCGTTCCCGCTGCCCCACGGACTACGCCGTTGGGTGGTGCACACCGATTCACTGCTGCGGGACGTGGATGCCGCAGCTTTGGCGGCACTCATCCTGGATCGCACCGGGGTACGCGTGAATGCCGGCGCGAACAGCATGCTCAGCGCCTTTGCTGTTCGCACCCGGATGGCGCGGCGCATGGTGTCCGGCAGGGCGGTGTTGATTGGCGACGCCGCCCATGAAATCAGCCCCATCGGCGGTCAGGGCATGAACCTGGGCTGGCTGGATGCGGCCGACTTGGCACCCATCATTGTGGCAGCGTTGCACGGGCGCAACACGGGCCCGCACCTGGCCGCCTTTGAACGCAACCGCCTGCGCGCAGCCCGCACTGCCGCACGGCAGGCGCAGCTCAACATGGCGCTGGGACGGAAGGCCCCGCCGTCGTTCCTCCACGCACGGAACGCGGTGCTGGGGCGACTTGTTCGGCTACAGCCGGTCCAAAAACTTGTCGCCCGCCGCTTCACGATGCAGTGA
- a CDS encoding class I SAM-dependent methyltransferase, protein MTVRRALRAALPQPFLADRDVHAMEEMDKPDADPAMLERTYAQFPLVNRVVSRWHGVYKHSIRPLLSPTSTTTLLDIGCGGGDIPAALARWAARDGLPLHITAIDPDHRAIVFARTHHAGAGVEFRQAHSSALTAEGETFDVVISNHMLHHLTPEELAGLLADSAHLARGLVVHSDIARSPLAYGLFWVGTLPFFPGSFIRRDGLTSIRRSYTPGELRSVLPPGWRVESARPARTLALFTPGPGHV, encoded by the coding sequence GTGACGGTGCGGAGGGCCCTTCGGGCGGCATTGCCGCAGCCCTTCTTGGCAGATCGGGATGTGCACGCCATGGAGGAAATGGACAAACCGGACGCCGACCCCGCCATGCTGGAGCGCACCTACGCCCAGTTCCCGCTGGTCAACCGCGTGGTCTCGCGCTGGCACGGCGTGTACAAACACAGCATCAGGCCGCTGCTGTCGCCCACCTCGACAACCACCTTGCTGGACATCGGGTGCGGCGGAGGGGACATTCCCGCAGCCTTGGCCCGGTGGGCGGCGCGCGACGGGCTGCCCCTCCATATCACCGCGATCGACCCCGACCACCGCGCCATCGTCTTTGCCCGGACCCACCACGCGGGTGCCGGGGTGGAGTTTCGACAGGCCCACAGCAGCGCCCTGACAGCGGAAGGCGAGACGTTCGACGTCGTCATTTCCAACCACATGCTCCACCATCTGACCCCGGAGGAGCTGGCCGGCCTGCTGGCGGATTCCGCTCACTTGGCGCGGGGGCTGGTGGTGCACAGCGACATTGCCCGCAGCCCCCTGGCCTACGGCTTGTTCTGGGTGGGGACGCTGCCGTTTTTCCCGGGGTCGTTCATCCGGAGGGACGGGCTGACGTCCATCCGCCGCAGCTACACGCCCGGTGAATTGCGGTCCGTGCTGCCGCCGGGTTGGCGTGTGGAATCCGCCCGGCCAGCGCGCACTCTGGCCCTTTTCACGCCGGGTCCCGGGCATGTTTGA